TGATCCTTAATACGAGACAAATGTTAGAAGAAGTTAATTGTCAATCTTAAAaagcattttataatttttataaaatattatatttattatgagtaggtgtgttttttattaatgaataacaagataattttaaaagtaattaataatgaGAAGAAATTTGGTACATAATAATgtttttgaacaaaattaactgaagtaatcaattttattgataCATTTGATATGCTAAAATTACTTTATGTTAAAAGCAAATAAAGTAGAATATAAGAATGGCATGGTAAAAAAGCATTAACAATTTTTTCCATTCGCTTATAGTCTATCTAGGGTTAATATTCCACCTTTCAAATCTATTGACATTTTTTAGGTTATCATATTTAAGATATTAGCTGTTTTTATATTTGGTGGTTTTGTGGCCCTTTTTGGTGGACTAAGAGGGAAGATCTCAATCAAGAACATGGAATGTTTGAATATATGGCAGCAAACCTCCAACTGAAGATAAAAAAAGCGGGACTAATGTTTCAACTTTAAATTCATTaacattgttaaaataatttcatttaaaatattatctattatatAAGTTTATGGTCTTCCAATCTGGAACTATGATATATTGGAATATATCTCACAAATGAAATGAACCCAGACCCTTCTATCGTCAATGCTTCAATTTAAGTTTGTTGTCATCATTTAGGTCGCACCACATGCAAAGTTTGTCAACTTTGTCCTTAGATGACtgcattttgtttaaaaaaacgTCTCAACAAGTTAATTTTTACCCCAACACAAAGTCACAGATTTCTTTCAGCAAACTGAAACACTTTCATTTAAAATTCAAGCAACTTATTCGTAAATAAAAACTTGTACATGTTTTTCAGGTTAGGTTCCAACTCTCGAGGAACCCAACGATATTATTTCAATCAGGAGTCATAAATTATAACTAAACTGGCAGACAGTTGATAGTAAACAGGAAATAAACGATTCTGTAAAGAAAGCAATTCTTCCTTTTGATATCTCGAGAAATCAGAAATTTTACTGTAACGAAGCCCTTTCCAATTTTACAGCAATGTACATATTACAAACATTTACAACAATGTAATATTTCCCGGATGAATAATTATGGACTTATGATTactaaaaggaaaaaatcaGTCAAACGAGAAAAATAACTGGGATCTTTGAATAAGTAGGACATGAAAATACCTTTTGCTTCCAACCTGAGGAGCGGGTCCAATAAGTCATATATGTAGAGGTTTTGATTTTCACTGCAGAAATATTTTGGGAGACACGagatataggaaccaaatttcTAGCTTGCTGCATGCAACAGAAGATTACAGCAAGATAAGAGGCACATGGATGGATCCATAATCAGATATGTTAGACAACCTAAATTGTGCAAAAAAATTGCAGCTGGGAGTAATGACATGTCAAATTTCGCTCTAAACTGTCCCTGACCTAGGGCCTGCCTCCGACTAGACCTACAATTCAACTTACTGTTGCTTTCAAAAGTTTGGTTCTGTAGTGATCCCAAAAAACCTATTATTGGCAGGACCAGACAAACCTTGCAACTTCATCATACAATTATACTTTTTAGGCACAATGGCACCAGCTTTTGAGCACAGATCCAATACAGCTGGAGCACGCCCATAAAATTCTTTCCTTTCATTCACAAGTACAGGAGGATCATGAGGCCTTCGTCTCCACACAATCTTTGGGGGTACTAAGTTATCCACATTAGCTTTCACCCAAAAGTGGGCTCCTTTCCAGCTCTCATACGTGAAAACCCCACAGAGCCTAGCTTTATGACCAGATGGCCCAACATGAACCTCAGAACAATATTTACAAACTTTTACTGGATAAACCAACAACAACTTCTCCACCCCAGACCTAAGAGCCTCCCAAGCAGTTAATGTGTTATTAGCTATAGAGGCAAGATCCTCTGGGGACAAATTCTCGTTTACAGACACACTTTCACTGGCAGCCTCCGAGTTCGAGCTACTTGAATTAAGATTCTCATCCTGGAGATCAGCCCCTGCTTGCCAGCACAGCTCAACAACAGCAGGAATGCGATCAAAGTCAAACCTTTCATTGTGCCTAATAACACTTTGGAACATGTATTTCAGGTGAAATGATTCAACAGGGACAAGTATATCATTCAAACCCCCTTTGATCCACTCATGAACCCGGTTTTTGGCACGATGCTTGTAACCCCAGCAGGTCTGAATTAAATGTCCCTGTTCACCGATATATATCTCTGGACAAAATCTGTCAATGAATAATCTAAGATAAGGATACAAATGtacaaaatatttagaaaaacaagaaacaacCAACACGTCATTACTAACAGCATTTATCATTTATAACGACCAGAAAAAATACAATTGTTTGTTTACTCACATATATTTTAGCGAGCTAATGTTGTGAAACTTCAGTTCTTTTACCAAGAAAACCTCGGCCTTTTGTTCCGtcattttttactattttgatGGATAtttaaaccaacaaaaaaagagGAAGATCAAAACAAGTCCTGTGTTAACCAATGATTGTATGAACAAGATTACAAATTTATTGGATGACATGTCAGTGCAGAAGAAGCTGCCTAATGCAAAAGCACCCACATCAAATTTAGAGCAACAATCCCGAATACtagaactaaaataaaattgagttgCATTGCTCCTGTTGTTAACATCCATTTTCAATATCATATTTATAGGACAAAAGCTTTCAACTTTATCCCTACAAGTATTcaatagtttttaaattcattcaCCTCGCTTTTGTCATTATAAGAAAGTAAAGTCATGGAGTTACAATAACGCATAAGtgccaaattaaaaaataaccatAATCGCATTAAAGAACCAAAGAAACTGCTTAATGTTCTGATGTTTTTGGTCCTGTTTGTGACactcaaattcaaattaaactCTAATATAGACCAACAAAGTGGAAACAATTtactaatattagcactaaataaaaaaaggaatttatttaaaatacactAATAGTGTAAAGGCTTTTTAAAGTGTTATCAAATGTTGACATCAAATCCTGTATCTCGCAAAAACACTTTAAAAGTCATTTGAGATCATTTTGTTTTGTTGCAGATCATAGGTACGCTTTAGGAGAGGTGACATGCTCAAGTCGACTACTATCTTTACATATCAAAATTATACTGAAAAAAAATGTGCAtcaaatgtaaataaaaatgcatttaaaaccCGCTCCAAAAGAAAAAGGATAATTAACTCACTTGCAAGCCATGAGAGGAAGGAAGTTAAGGAGTGTAGAAACGCCATGGATGAGAACATTCCTGGCTTGGAGAACCTCGTTTGCAACCGGAACCATTGCGCGAACCGGGTAACTCTGTGCCCGATTATCGATTCTCTTCAGAATCATCGGCCGGAGCTTTCTCAGGTCCACTTTCGTGCCGTAAAACCTCGGAGGGTTACCGGAGAACACGAAACCGTACCGCGCCATCTTTCTCATACCCTCCATCCAGCCTGCAATGGAAAAAC
This region of Vigna unguiculata cultivar IT97K-499-35 chromosome 5, ASM411807v1, whole genome shotgun sequence genomic DNA includes:
- the LOC114183929 gene encoding APO protein 4, mitochondrial isoform X2, which produces MTEQKAEVFLVKELKFHNISSLKYIFCPEIYIGEQGHLIQTCWGYKHRAKNRVHEWIKGGLNDILVPVESFHLKYMFQSVIRHNERFDFDRIPAVVELCWQAGADLQDENLNSSSSNSEAASESVSVNENLSPEDLASIANNTLTAWEALRSGVEKLLLVYPVKVCKYCSEVHVGPSGHKARLCGVFTYESWKGAHFWVKANVDNLVPPKIVWRRRPHDPPVLVNERKEFYGRAPAVLDLCSKAGAIVPKKYNCMMKLQGLSGPANNRFFGITTEPNF
- the LOC114183929 gene encoding APO protein 4, mitochondrial isoform X1, with protein sequence MEGMRKMARYGFVFSGNPPRFYGTKVDLRKLRPMILKRIDNRAQSYPVRAMVPVANEVLQARNVLIHGVSTLLNFLPLMACKFCPEIYIGEQGHLIQTCWGYKHRAKNRVHEWIKGGLNDILVPVESFHLKYMFQSVIRHNERFDFDRIPAVVELCWQAGADLQDENLNSSSSNSEAASESVSVNENLSPEDLASIANNTLTAWEALRSGVEKLLLVYPVKVCKYCSEVHVGPSGHKARLCGVFTYESWKGAHFWVKANVDNLVPPKIVWRRRPHDPPVLVNERKEFYGRAPAVLDLCSKAGAIVPKKYNCMMKLQGLSGPANNRFFGITTEPNF
- the LOC114183929 gene encoding APO protein 4, mitochondrial isoform X3, translated to MFSSMAFLHSLTSFLSWLAKIYIGEQGHLIQTCWGYKHRAKNRVHEWIKGGLNDILVPVESFHLKYMFQSVIRHNERFDFDRIPAVVELCWQAGADLQDENLNSSSSNSEAASESVSVNENLSPEDLASIANNTLTAWEALRSGVEKLLLVYPVKVCKYCSEVHVGPSGHKARLCGVFTYESWKGAHFWVKANVDNLVPPKIVWRRRPHDPPVLVNERKEFYGRAPAVLDLCSKAGAIVPKKYNCMMKLQGLSGPANNRFFGITTEPNF